A portion of the Cololabis saira isolate AMF1-May2022 chromosome 17, fColSai1.1, whole genome shotgun sequence genome contains these proteins:
- the pno1 gene encoding RNA-binding protein PNO1, whose translation MDADKTVAPEAGEATESNNDTESFVKVKSKRSQKRKREQDGVDMETGEPAAHKRPEFPPISGDKLRGPDEMRKIAVPAHRYTPLKENWMKIFTLIVENLQLQVRFNLKTRNVEIKTCKETQDISSLTKATDFVRAFVLGFAVEDAMALIRLDELFLESFDVTDVKPLKGDHLSRAIGRIAGKGGKTKFTIENVTKTRIVLADTKVHLLGSFQNIKMARTAICNLILGSPPSKVYGNIRVVASRTAERF comes from the exons ATGGATGCTGATAAAACTGTAGCACCGGAGGCTGGAGAGGCCACGGAGAGCAACAATGACACAGAGTCTTTCGTAAAAGTGAAGTCTAAGAGGAGTCAGAAGCGAAAGCGTGAGCAGGACGGGGTGGACATGGAGACGGGCGAGCCCGCGGCGCACAAACGGCCAGAGTTTCCTCCCATTTCAGGCGACAAACTGCGG GGACCAGATGAGATGCGGAAAATTGCTGTTCCTGCTCACAGATACACCCCACTTAAGGAAAACTGGATGAAGATTTTCACTCTCATTGTAGAGAATCTACAGCTTCAAGTCAGATTCAACCTCAAAACCAGGAATGTCGAAATCAAA ACATGCAAAGAAACACAGGACATCAGTTCACTCACAAAAGCAACAGATTTTGTTCGAGCTTTTGTTCTTGGATTCGCGGTTGAA GATGCCATGGCTCTCATCAGATTAGATGAGCTTTTCCTTGAAAGCTTTGATGTCACAGATG tgaaaccTCTCAAGGGAGACCACTTATCCAGAGCTATCGGAAGAATAGcagggaagggaggaaaaaccAAATTCACTATTGAAAATGTGACAAAGACTCGCATTGTGCTTGCAGACAC AAAAGTCCACCTATTAGGTTCTTTCCAGAATATCAAGATGGCCCGGACGGCGATATGTAACTTAATCTTAG GAAGTCCACCTTCAAAGGTCTACGGCAACATCAGAGTGGTGGCCAGTCGGACCGCAGAGAGATTCTGA